Proteins encoded in a region of the Anopheles ziemanni chromosome 2, idAnoZiCoDA_A2_x.2, whole genome shotgun sequence genome:
- the LOC131281385 gene encoding uncharacterized protein LOC131281385, which translates to MAENSNENPRALPKVDDDHERSRSPLETVAEEAEGYRPILVSSQTDWKTVQLLVEDSHRASLTPSLELALRHFLANCKKDVREISRCDLMIVLIYVIALESGLIPAGASLPDKCRPDKVHIYRTFDVRLVKHFATRLPMECFRDASKAYRLEMVFAHGDIPDGRATCEIVALPSAELMIVNLISNCTKTISINPCSVIPVNFHVPSINAVRLPLCFQSLKQLSVKLKNELFVPFAAMMYQQFIPIINPSLTGLPPELKDKISAYKVVGQNLKHILLGK; encoded by the exons ATGGCTGAGAATAGTAATGAAAATCCACGGGCATTGCCAAAAGTGGACGACGATCACGAAAGAAGTCGATCCCCACTTGAAACGgtagcagaagaagcagaag GATATCGCCCTATTCTCGTCAGTTCCCAAACCGACTGGAAGACGGTACAGTTGCTCGTAGAGGACAGTCACCGAGCGTCGCTAACGCCGTCGCTGGAACTGGCATTACGACATTTTTTGGCCAACTGTAAAAAAGACGTCAGGGAGATAAGCCGGTGCGATCTGATGATAGTACTAATCTATGTGATCGCCCTCGAATCGGGACTGATACCGGCCGGAGCCTCATTGCCTGACAAATGTAGGCCAGACAAAGTACACATTTATCGTACGTTCGATGTACGGCTCGTTAAACATTTCGCTACCCGGCTTCCGATGGAATGCTTCCGGGATGCATCTAAAGCCTATCGTCTCGAGATGGTTTTTGCACACGGGGACATTCCAGACGGCCGCGCAACTTGCGAAATAGTTGCACTGCCCAGTGCTGAGTTGATGATTGTCAACCTTATTTCGAATTGTACCAAAACGATCTCGATAAATCCCTGTTCCGTGATACCAGTCAATTTCCATGTACCATCGATCAATGCCGTGCGGTTGCCTTTATGCTTTCAATCGTTGAAGCAACTCTCGGTGAAGCTCAAAAATGAACTTTTCGTACCCTTTGCGGCTATGATGTATCAACAATTTATTCCTATCATCAATCCATCGCTTACGGGATTACCACCAGAATTGAAAGACAAAATTTCTGCTTATAAAGTAGTAGGACAGAAtctgaaacatattttactcGGGAAATGA
- the LOC131282231 gene encoding FACT complex subunit spt16 isoform X1 — MSNIVLDKDCFFRRIKRLYANWKDPEFRHDDSLSKVDCIMTAVGVDEETFYSKSTSLQTWLFGYELTDTISVFCDNAIVFLTSKKKIEFLKQIEKDAEDSLPPIRLLVRDKNDKDKANYEKLYEAMKSSKAGKTVGVFTKDNFPGEFCENWRAFLKDKHLTNVDISVPIGYIMCPKEDSELITIKKACLVTIDVFNKYLKDHIMEIIDADKKVKHVKLAEGVESALTDKKYVSGVDTNQLDMCYPAIIQSGGNYSLKFSAFSDKNYLHFGSIICALGARYKSYCSNIVRTLLVNPTETIQKHYNFLLNLEEELLKNLVPGKKLSDVYDVGLEYAKKEEPKLVDKLTKSFGFAMGLEFRENSITIGPKCAAVLRKGMVFSLNVGLAGLENSEASDKESKMYALFVGDTVLVTDDSQAAVLTQSKKKIKNIGIFLKDDDDDDEEEEEQEKEPGPEILGRSGKRTTVLESKLRNEQSSEEKRKQHQKELAIALNEKAKERLAKQAGGKEAEKVRKSTVSYKSVNQMPREPEVKELKLYVDRKYETVIMPIFGVPVPFHISTIKNISQSVEGDYTYLRINFFHPGATMGRNESGMYLNPDATFVKEVTYRSTNTKEPGEIAAPSSNLNTAFRLIKEVQKRFKTREAEEREKEDLVKQDTLVMSQNKGNPKLKDLYIRPNIVSKRMTGALEAHVNGFRYTSVRGDKVDILYNNIKSAFFQPCDGEMIILLHFHLKHAIMFGKKKHLDVQFYTEVGEITTDLGKHQHMHDRDDLAAEQAERELRHKLKTAFKSFCEKVETMTKQQIEFDTPFKELGFPGAPFRSTVLLQPTSGSLVNLTEWPPFVITLEDVELVHFERVQFHLRNFDMIFVFKNYQHKTAMVNAIPMNMLDHVKEWLNSCDIRYSEGIQSLNWAKIMKTITDDPDGFFENGGWTFLDPESEGEGAPNSETEDEEDDAYEPTDDDDEEESDSEDYSEASEDDDTGSEEDLGSDEESGKDWSDLEREAAEEDRNREKDDFDDRGASKKRSHHRRDRAVASSKKRHDHHRSSSSKHGSSRDKNHKDKHNDKHRSSSGGGSSSKHDRHSSSHKRSRDDSRDGNHHKSKKSRK, encoded by the exons ATGTCGAACATCGTGCTGGACAAAGATTGCTTCTTCCGGCGGATAAAGCGTCTGTATGCGAACTGGAAG GATCCAGAATTCCGACACGATGATTCGCTGTCAAAGGTCGACTGCATCATGACAGCCGTCGGGGTCGATGAGGAAACATTCTACAGTAAGTCGACTTCACTGCAAACATGGCTTTTTGGGTACGAGCTGACCGATACGATCAGCGTCTTTTGCGACAACGCCATCGTGTTTTTGACGAGCAAGAAGAAGATCGAATTCCTCAAACAAATCGAGAAAGATGCCGAGGATAGCTTGCCACCGATTCGGCTATTGGTCCGGGATAAG AACGACAAAGATAAGGCCAACTATGAAAAGCTGTACGAGGCAATGAAGTCATCCAAGGCCGGCAAAACGGTAGGCGTTTTTACGAAGGACAATTTCCCCGGTGAGTTCTGCGAGAACTGGCGCGCGTTCCTAAAGGACAAGCATCTGACGAACGTCGACATAAGCGTACCGATAGGGTACATTATGTGCCCCAAGGAGGACTCGGAGCTTATCACGATTAAGAAAGCTTGTCTGGTGACGATCGACGTGTTCAACAAGTATCTGAAGGATCACATTATGGAGATAATTGACGCAGACAAG AAAGTGAAACACGTTAAGTTAGCAGAAGGAGTAGAGTCGGCCCTGACGGACAAGAAGTACGTTTCCGGCGTGGACACAAATCAGCTGGACATGTGCTATCCGGCCATCATCCAGTCGGGCGGCAACTACAGCCTAAAGTTTAGCGCGTTCAGTGACAAGAactatctccactttggatcTATCATTTGTGCGCTTGGGGCGCGATACAAGTCGTACTGCTCGAACATTGTCCGCACGTTGCTGGTCAACCCGACCGAAACCATCCAGAAGCATTACAACTTTCTGTTGAACCTGGAGGAGGAGCTGCTGAAAAATCTCGTTCCCGGTAAGAAGCTGTCGGACGTGTACGACGTTGGGCTCGAGTACGCCAAAAAGGAAGAACCGAAGCTGGTGGACAAGCTAACGAAATCGTTCGGTTTCGCGATGGGACTCGAGTTCCGCGAGAACTCGATCACGATCGGACCAAAATGTGCGGCTGTGCTTCGAAAGGGCATGGTGTTCAGCTTGAACGTGGGTTTGGCGGGACTTGAAAACTCCGAAGCATCTGACAAGGAATCGAAAATGTACGCGCTGTTCGTCGGTGACACGGTGCTTGTGACCGACGACTCGCAGGCTGCCGTCCTGACGCagtcgaagaagaagatcaaaaacaTTGGCATCTTCCTGaaggacgacgatgacgatgacgaggaggaagaggagcagGAAAAGGAACCGGGCCCGGAGATACTCGGGCGTAGTGGTAAGCGGACGACGGTGCTGGAGAGTAAGCTCCGCAACGAGCAAAGCTCGGAGGAAAAGCGCAAGCAGCATCAGAAGGAGCTTGCCATAGCGCTGAACGAGAAGGCGAAGGAGCGACTGGCGAAACAGGCGGGTGGTAAGGAGGCAGAAAAGGTTCGTAAATCGACCGTCTCGTACAAGAGCGTCAATCAGATGCCACGCGAGCCGGAGGTGAAGGAGCTGAAGCTGTATGTTG ATCGCAAGTACGAAACGGTCATCATGCCGATCTTTGGTGTGCCTGTTCCGTTCCACATTTCGACCATCAAAAACATCTCCCAGTCGGTGGAGGGTGATTACACGTACTTGCGAATCAACTTTTTCCACCCGGGAGCAACGATGGGCCGGAACGAGTCGGGAATGTACCTGAATCCGGACGCAACGTTCGTAAAGGAGGT CACTTACCGCTCTACGAACACCAAGGAACCGGGTGAAATAGCGGCACCGTCGTCGAATCTCAACACCGCGTTCCGGTTGATCAAGGAGGTGCAGAAGCGTTTCAAGACGCGCGAAGCGGAGGAGCGCGAAAAAGAGGACCTTGTTAAGCAAGACACACTGGTGATGTCGCAGAACAAGGGTAACCCGAAGCTGAAGGATTTGTACATCCGTCCGAACATTGTTAGCAAGCGCATGACGGGCGCACTCGAGGCACACGTGAACGGATTCCGCTACACGTCCGTGCGCGGCGACAAGGTGGACATCCTGTACAACAATATCAAGAGTGCATTCTTCCAACCGTGCGATGGTGAGATGATTATTCTGCTGCACTTCCATCTCAAGCACGCCATCATGTTCGGCAAAAAGAAGCACCTGGACGTACAGTTCTACACGGAGGTGGGTGAAATTACAACCGATCTGGGCAAGCACCAGCATATGCACGATCGGGATGATCTGGCGGCTGAGCAGGCCGAGCGAGAGCTGCGCCACAAGCTTAAGACGGCGTTCAAGAGTTTCTGCGAGAAGGTGGAAACGATGACGAAGCAGCAGATCGAGTTCGACACACCCTTCAAGGAGCTTGGCTTCCCGGGTGCACCGTTCCGCAGCACAGTATTACTACAGCCCACCTCCGGCAGCCTGGTTAACCTGACCGAGTGGCCCCCGTTTGTCATAACGCTCGAGGACGTGGAGCTGGTACACTTCGAGCGCGTGCAGTTCCACCTGCGTAACTTCGATATGATATTCGTGTTTAAGAACTACCAACACAAGACAGCAATGGTAAATGCGATACCAATGAATATGCTCGATCACGTTAAGGAATGGTTAAA CTCGTGCGACATTCGCTACTCGGAGGGTATTCAATCGTTGAATTGGGCAAAGATTATGAAAACCATCACGGACGATCCAGACGGGTTCTTCGAGAATGGCGGCTGGACCTTCCTCGATCCCGAGTCGGAGGGTGAAGGTGCACCGAACAGTGAAaccgaggacgaggaggacgatgcGTATGAACCaacggacgacgacgatgaggaggAGTCGGACTCGGAGGACTATTCTGAGGCGTCCGAAGATGACGATACCGGAAGTGAGGAGG ATCTCGGGTCGGACGAGGAATCCGGAAAGGATTGGTCCGATTTGGAGCGGGAAGCGGCCGAAGAGGATCGAAACCGGGAGAAGGATGACTTTGACGATCGTGGCGCATCGAAGAAACGCTCTCACCACAG ACGGGATCGGGCTGTAGCGTCATCGAAGAAACGACATGATCATCATCGCAG CTCCTCGTCGAAACACGGCAGCAGCCGGGACAAGAACCACAAGGATAAACACAACGATAAGCACCGCAGCAGCAGTGGcggaggcagcagcagcaaacacgATCGCCACAGCAGTAGTCACAAGCGATCGCGGGACGACAGTCGAGATGGAAACCATCATAAGAGTAAAAAATCGCGAAAGTAA
- the LOC131282231 gene encoding FACT complex subunit spt16 isoform X2 yields the protein MSNIVLDKDCFFRRIKRLYANWKDPEFRHDDSLSKVDCIMTAVGVDEETFYSKSTSLQTWLFGYELTDTISVFCDNAIVFLTSKKKIEFLKQIEKDAEDSLPPIRLLVRDKNDKDKANYEKLYEAMKSSKAGKTVGVFTKDNFPGEFCENWRAFLKDKHLTNVDISVPIGYIMCPKEDSELITIKKACLVTIDVFNKYLKDHIMEIIDADKKVKHVKLAEGVESALTDKKYVSGVDTNQLDMCYPAIIQSGGNYSLKFSAFSDKNYLHFGSIICALGARYKSYCSNIVRTLLVNPTETIQKHYNFLLNLEEELLKNLVPGKKLSDVYDVGLEYAKKEEPKLVDKLTKSFGFAMGLEFRENSITIGPKCAAVLRKGMVFSLNVGLAGLENSEASDKESKMYALFVGDTVLVTDDSQAAVLTQSKKKIKNIGIFLKDDDDDDEEEEEQEKEPGPEILGRSGKRTTVLESKLRNEQSSEEKRKQHQKELAIALNEKAKERLAKQAGGKEAEKVRKSTVSYKSVNQMPREPEVKELKLYVDRKYETVIMPIFGVPVPFHISTIKNISQSVEGDYTYLRINFFHPGATMGRNESGMYLNPDATFVKEVTYRSTNTKEPGEIAAPSSNLNTAFRLIKEVQKRFKTREAEEREKEDLVKQDTLVMSQNKGNPKLKDLYIRPNIVSKRMTGALEAHVNGFRYTSVRGDKVDILYNNIKSAFFQPCDGEMIILLHFHLKHAIMFGKKKHLDVQFYTEVGEITTDLGKHQHMHDRDDLAAEQAERELRHKLKTAFKSFCEKVETMTKQQIEFDTPFKELGFPGAPFRSTVLLQPTSGSLVNLTEWPPFVITLEDVELVHFERVQFHLRNFDMIFVFKNYQHKTAMVNAIPMNMLDHVKEWLNSCDIRYSEGIQSLNWAKIMKTITDDPDGFFENGGWTFLDPESEGEGAPNSETEDEEDDAYEPTDDDDEEESDSEDYSEASEDDDTGSEEDLGSDEESGKDWSDLEREAAEEDRNREKDDFDDRGASKKRSHHSSSSKHGSSRDKNHKDKHNDKHRSSSGGGSSSKHDRHSSSHKRSRDDSRDGNHHKSKKSRK from the exons ATGTCGAACATCGTGCTGGACAAAGATTGCTTCTTCCGGCGGATAAAGCGTCTGTATGCGAACTGGAAG GATCCAGAATTCCGACACGATGATTCGCTGTCAAAGGTCGACTGCATCATGACAGCCGTCGGGGTCGATGAGGAAACATTCTACAGTAAGTCGACTTCACTGCAAACATGGCTTTTTGGGTACGAGCTGACCGATACGATCAGCGTCTTTTGCGACAACGCCATCGTGTTTTTGACGAGCAAGAAGAAGATCGAATTCCTCAAACAAATCGAGAAAGATGCCGAGGATAGCTTGCCACCGATTCGGCTATTGGTCCGGGATAAG AACGACAAAGATAAGGCCAACTATGAAAAGCTGTACGAGGCAATGAAGTCATCCAAGGCCGGCAAAACGGTAGGCGTTTTTACGAAGGACAATTTCCCCGGTGAGTTCTGCGAGAACTGGCGCGCGTTCCTAAAGGACAAGCATCTGACGAACGTCGACATAAGCGTACCGATAGGGTACATTATGTGCCCCAAGGAGGACTCGGAGCTTATCACGATTAAGAAAGCTTGTCTGGTGACGATCGACGTGTTCAACAAGTATCTGAAGGATCACATTATGGAGATAATTGACGCAGACAAG AAAGTGAAACACGTTAAGTTAGCAGAAGGAGTAGAGTCGGCCCTGACGGACAAGAAGTACGTTTCCGGCGTGGACACAAATCAGCTGGACATGTGCTATCCGGCCATCATCCAGTCGGGCGGCAACTACAGCCTAAAGTTTAGCGCGTTCAGTGACAAGAactatctccactttggatcTATCATTTGTGCGCTTGGGGCGCGATACAAGTCGTACTGCTCGAACATTGTCCGCACGTTGCTGGTCAACCCGACCGAAACCATCCAGAAGCATTACAACTTTCTGTTGAACCTGGAGGAGGAGCTGCTGAAAAATCTCGTTCCCGGTAAGAAGCTGTCGGACGTGTACGACGTTGGGCTCGAGTACGCCAAAAAGGAAGAACCGAAGCTGGTGGACAAGCTAACGAAATCGTTCGGTTTCGCGATGGGACTCGAGTTCCGCGAGAACTCGATCACGATCGGACCAAAATGTGCGGCTGTGCTTCGAAAGGGCATGGTGTTCAGCTTGAACGTGGGTTTGGCGGGACTTGAAAACTCCGAAGCATCTGACAAGGAATCGAAAATGTACGCGCTGTTCGTCGGTGACACGGTGCTTGTGACCGACGACTCGCAGGCTGCCGTCCTGACGCagtcgaagaagaagatcaaaaacaTTGGCATCTTCCTGaaggacgacgatgacgatgacgaggaggaagaggagcagGAAAAGGAACCGGGCCCGGAGATACTCGGGCGTAGTGGTAAGCGGACGACGGTGCTGGAGAGTAAGCTCCGCAACGAGCAAAGCTCGGAGGAAAAGCGCAAGCAGCATCAGAAGGAGCTTGCCATAGCGCTGAACGAGAAGGCGAAGGAGCGACTGGCGAAACAGGCGGGTGGTAAGGAGGCAGAAAAGGTTCGTAAATCGACCGTCTCGTACAAGAGCGTCAATCAGATGCCACGCGAGCCGGAGGTGAAGGAGCTGAAGCTGTATGTTG ATCGCAAGTACGAAACGGTCATCATGCCGATCTTTGGTGTGCCTGTTCCGTTCCACATTTCGACCATCAAAAACATCTCCCAGTCGGTGGAGGGTGATTACACGTACTTGCGAATCAACTTTTTCCACCCGGGAGCAACGATGGGCCGGAACGAGTCGGGAATGTACCTGAATCCGGACGCAACGTTCGTAAAGGAGGT CACTTACCGCTCTACGAACACCAAGGAACCGGGTGAAATAGCGGCACCGTCGTCGAATCTCAACACCGCGTTCCGGTTGATCAAGGAGGTGCAGAAGCGTTTCAAGACGCGCGAAGCGGAGGAGCGCGAAAAAGAGGACCTTGTTAAGCAAGACACACTGGTGATGTCGCAGAACAAGGGTAACCCGAAGCTGAAGGATTTGTACATCCGTCCGAACATTGTTAGCAAGCGCATGACGGGCGCACTCGAGGCACACGTGAACGGATTCCGCTACACGTCCGTGCGCGGCGACAAGGTGGACATCCTGTACAACAATATCAAGAGTGCATTCTTCCAACCGTGCGATGGTGAGATGATTATTCTGCTGCACTTCCATCTCAAGCACGCCATCATGTTCGGCAAAAAGAAGCACCTGGACGTACAGTTCTACACGGAGGTGGGTGAAATTACAACCGATCTGGGCAAGCACCAGCATATGCACGATCGGGATGATCTGGCGGCTGAGCAGGCCGAGCGAGAGCTGCGCCACAAGCTTAAGACGGCGTTCAAGAGTTTCTGCGAGAAGGTGGAAACGATGACGAAGCAGCAGATCGAGTTCGACACACCCTTCAAGGAGCTTGGCTTCCCGGGTGCACCGTTCCGCAGCACAGTATTACTACAGCCCACCTCCGGCAGCCTGGTTAACCTGACCGAGTGGCCCCCGTTTGTCATAACGCTCGAGGACGTGGAGCTGGTACACTTCGAGCGCGTGCAGTTCCACCTGCGTAACTTCGATATGATATTCGTGTTTAAGAACTACCAACACAAGACAGCAATGGTAAATGCGATACCAATGAATATGCTCGATCACGTTAAGGAATGGTTAAA CTCGTGCGACATTCGCTACTCGGAGGGTATTCAATCGTTGAATTGGGCAAAGATTATGAAAACCATCACGGACGATCCAGACGGGTTCTTCGAGAATGGCGGCTGGACCTTCCTCGATCCCGAGTCGGAGGGTGAAGGTGCACCGAACAGTGAAaccgaggacgaggaggacgatgcGTATGAACCaacggacgacgacgatgaggaggAGTCGGACTCGGAGGACTATTCTGAGGCGTCCGAAGATGACGATACCGGAAGTGAGGAGG ATCTCGGGTCGGACGAGGAATCCGGAAAGGATTGGTCCGATTTGGAGCGGGAAGCGGCCGAAGAGGATCGAAACCGGGAGAAGGATGACTTTGACGATCGTGGCGCATCGAAGAAACGCTCTCACCACAG CTCCTCGTCGAAACACGGCAGCAGCCGGGACAAGAACCACAAGGATAAACACAACGATAAGCACCGCAGCAGCAGTGGcggaggcagcagcagcaaacacgATCGCCACAGCAGTAGTCACAAGCGATCGCGGGACGACAGTCGAGATGGAAACCATCATAAGAGTAAAAAATCGCGAAAGTAA